A single region of the Solwaraspora sp. WMMD791 genome encodes:
- a CDS encoding PH domain-containing protein — protein MANVAYDRREQLRQIESGLLDGEQVIAVYDAIGTGTGFIGLTNRRVIIQDKSFVGKKVAITSIPYSKITSVSVVSNKSWGGSYFSTGAIAINVGTHTYEVEFRGDQKSHHVHNVILHYIS, from the coding sequence ATGGCGAATGTTGCGTACGACCGACGCGAGCAACTACGGCAGATCGAAAGCGGGCTGCTCGATGGCGAGCAGGTGATCGCGGTCTACGACGCGATCGGCACTGGCACCGGCTTCATCGGGCTGACCAACCGTCGCGTGATCATCCAGGACAAGTCCTTCGTCGGCAAGAAGGTCGCCATCACCAGCATCCCGTACTCGAAGATCACCAGCGTCAGCGTGGTGAGCAACAAGTCCTGGGGTGGCTCGTACTTCTCCACCGGCGCCATCGCCATCAACGTCGGCACGCACACCTACGAGGTCGAGTTCCGGGGCGACCAGAAGTCACACCACGTACACAACGTAATCCTGCACTACATCTCGTGA
- a CDS encoding 4a-hydroxytetrahydrobiopterin dehydratase, whose translation MRAIWPGRVGRDYLSDALTQLDGWTQDGQQIRRTLLLDDSQHAELTERIKVAADALHLRPQVRRVDGHTQICLGAPDGDKITEGDVTLAARIEDAYRTIIDAV comes from the coding sequence TTGCGAGCAATCTGGCCCGGCCGGGTAGGCCGCGACTACCTTAGCGACGCGCTGACCCAGCTGGACGGGTGGACCCAGGACGGCCAGCAGATCCGCCGAACCCTACTGCTCGACGACAGTCAGCACGCCGAGCTGACCGAGCGGATCAAGGTCGCGGCCGACGCCCTGCATCTACGACCACAGGTGCGCAGGGTGGACGGGCACACCCAGATCTGCCTCGGCGCCCCGGACGGCGATAAGATCACCGAAGGTGACGTGACGCTCGCCGCCCGGATCGAGGACGCCTACCGTACGATCATCGACGCCGTCTGA
- a CDS encoding (deoxy)nucleoside triphosphate pyrophosphohydrolase: MIDLAGWSAVRTGQSRRRVVVGAAIVREGQVLACARAHPPSAAGKWEFPGGKVENGESEVDALVRECHEELGVTVAVGQRLGDDQVLGHGRSVLRVYLASLLGPAQPTALEHAELRWLAADELDQVTWLPADQPIVAVLGPHLRQPQ; this comes from the coding sequence CTGATTGATCTGGCAGGCTGGTCTGCTGTGCGGACCGGGCAGTCAAGGCGTCGGGTAGTGGTGGGGGCGGCGATCGTCCGCGAGGGGCAGGTGCTGGCCTGCGCGCGGGCTCACCCGCCGAGTGCGGCGGGAAAATGGGAGTTTCCTGGCGGAAAGGTGGAAAACGGCGAGTCGGAAGTCGACGCGTTGGTCCGGGAGTGTCACGAAGAGTTGGGAGTGACGGTCGCGGTCGGGCAGCGACTCGGCGACGACCAGGTGCTCGGGCACGGTCGGTCGGTCCTACGGGTCTACCTGGCCAGCCTGCTCGGCCCGGCCCAGCCCACCGCGCTGGAGCACGCCGAGTTGCGATGGCTGGCCGCCGACGAACTCGACCAGGTCACCTGGCTGCCGGCGGATCAGCCCATCGTCGCCGTACTCGGGCCGCATCTGCGTCAACCTCAGTAG
- a CDS encoding succinate dehydrogenase/fumarate reductase iron-sulfur subunit, with protein MGTNRHFRVWRGDENGGELQDYQVEVNEGEVVLDVIHRLQATQAPDLACRWNCKAGKCGSCSMEINGMPKLGCMTRMSTFEENETISVTPLRTFPVIRDLVTDVSFNYQKSLETPAFSPPEDLAPGEYRMQQVDVERSQEFRKCIECFLCQNTCHVVRDHEDNKTAFSGPRVFIRAAELDMHPLDTRTDRKQYAQASQGLGYCNITKCCTEVCPEHIKITDNAIIPMKERVVDRRYDPLVWLGSKIFRRGQNGAADSGPALGQSGLDQPVGTVAASALPADGDHSPAADAARGVNWHRQVPRPQAAAVDEKGHLPISELAFDKPAAPSPFGEDVTFPLPDKSLNYHHPDQDR; from the coding sequence ATGGGCACGAATCGCCACTTCAGGGTGTGGCGGGGCGACGAGAACGGCGGCGAGCTGCAGGACTACCAGGTCGAGGTGAACGAGGGCGAGGTCGTCCTCGACGTCATCCACCGGCTGCAGGCGACGCAGGCTCCCGACCTGGCCTGCCGGTGGAACTGCAAGGCCGGCAAGTGCGGCTCCTGCTCCATGGAGATCAACGGCATGCCGAAGCTCGGCTGCATGACGCGAATGTCGACGTTCGAGGAGAACGAGACGATCAGCGTCACCCCGCTACGCACCTTCCCGGTGATCCGGGACCTGGTCACCGACGTGTCGTTCAACTACCAGAAGTCGTTGGAGACGCCGGCGTTCAGCCCGCCGGAGGACCTGGCTCCCGGCGAGTACCGGATGCAGCAGGTCGACGTGGAACGCTCGCAGGAGTTCCGCAAGTGCATCGAGTGCTTCCTGTGCCAGAACACCTGCCACGTGGTCCGTGACCACGAGGACAACAAGACCGCCTTCTCCGGTCCCCGGGTGTTCATCCGCGCCGCCGAGCTGGACATGCACCCGCTGGACACCAGGACCGACCGCAAGCAGTACGCCCAGGCCTCGCAGGGGCTGGGCTACTGCAACATCACCAAGTGCTGCACCGAGGTCTGCCCCGAGCACATCAAGATCACCGACAACGCGATCATCCCGATGAAGGAGCGCGTCGTCGACCGGCGGTACGATCCACTGGTGTGGCTCGGTAGCAAGATCTTCCGGCGGGGGCAGAACGGCGCGGCGGACAGCGGTCCGGCGCTCGGTCAGTCCGGCCTCGACCAGCCTGTCGGCACCGTCGCGGCGAGCGCGTTGCCGGCCGACGGTGACCACAGCCCGGCGGCCGACGCCGCCCGGGGTGTCAACTGGCACCGGCAGGTCCCCCGTCCGCAGGCCGCGGCGGTGGACGAGAAGGGTCACCTGCCGATCAGCGAGTTGGCCTTCGACAAGCCGGCCGCGCCGTCACCGTTCGGCGAGGACGTCACCTTCCCGCTGCCGGACAAGTCGCTGAACTACCACCACCCCGACCAGGACCGCTGA
- a CDS encoding fumarate reductase/succinate dehydrogenase flavoprotein subunit — protein MTTRIERHHYDVVVIGAGGAGLRAAIESRLAGKRTAIISKSLFGKAHTVMAEGGAAAAMGNVNSRDNWQVHFRDTMRGGKFLNNFRMAELHAKESPQRIWELETYGALFDRTKDGKISQRNFGGHEYPRLAHVGDRTGLELIRTLQQKIVSLQQEDKREYGVHDARIKVFAETTITELMLEDGPDGPRVAGAFGYYRESGEFVLFEAPAVVLATGGVGKSYKVTSNSWEYTGDGHALALRAGANLINMEFLQFHPTGMVWPPSVKGILVTESVRGDGGVLRNTDGKRFMFDYVPDVFRKQYAETEEEADRWYTDPDNNRRPPELLPRDEVARAINSEVKAGRGTKSGGVLLDIASRLPAEEIRRRLPSMYHQFKELADVDITKQPMEVGPTCHYVMGGVEVDPDTAAATGRVRGLFAAGEVSGGMHGSNRLGGNSLSDLLVFGKRAGEHAAAYAASLDRRPKVSAEEVEHAVDQALAPLSRDTGENPYTLQQDLQAVMGDLVGIIRREGELAESLVKLAELRERVAKVSAAGGRRYNPGWHLALDLRNMLVVSECTAKAALERTESRGGHTREDHPTMAPQWRKVNLVCSLDGETVTLEHKPLPKMRPELIKLFDRAELAKYLTDEELAEFDALAQDALAEEADN, from the coding sequence ATGACTACCCGAATCGAACGACACCACTACGACGTCGTGGTCATCGGCGCCGGCGGCGCCGGGCTGCGGGCGGCGATCGAGTCCCGACTGGCCGGCAAGCGCACCGCGATCATCTCCAAGTCGCTGTTCGGCAAGGCCCACACGGTGATGGCCGAAGGCGGCGCGGCCGCCGCCATGGGCAACGTCAACAGCCGGGACAACTGGCAGGTGCACTTCCGCGACACCATGCGCGGCGGCAAGTTCCTGAACAACTTCCGGATGGCCGAGCTGCACGCCAAGGAGTCACCGCAGCGGATCTGGGAGCTGGAGACGTACGGCGCGCTGTTCGACCGTACGAAGGACGGCAAGATCTCGCAGCGCAACTTCGGCGGCCACGAGTACCCGCGACTGGCCCACGTCGGCGACCGCACCGGCCTGGAGCTGATCCGTACCCTCCAGCAGAAGATCGTCTCGCTGCAGCAGGAGGACAAGCGGGAGTACGGCGTCCACGACGCCCGGATCAAGGTCTTCGCCGAGACCACCATCACCGAACTGATGCTGGAGGACGGTCCGGACGGCCCCCGGGTCGCCGGTGCCTTCGGCTACTACCGGGAGAGCGGCGAGTTCGTCCTGTTCGAGGCGCCGGCCGTGGTGCTGGCCACCGGCGGAGTCGGCAAGTCGTACAAGGTCACCTCGAACTCCTGGGAGTACACCGGTGACGGACACGCGCTCGCCCTGCGGGCCGGCGCGAACCTGATCAACATGGAGTTCCTGCAGTTCCACCCGACCGGCATGGTCTGGCCACCGTCGGTGAAGGGCATCCTGGTCACCGAGTCGGTCCGGGGCGACGGCGGCGTACTGCGCAACACCGACGGCAAGCGGTTCATGTTCGACTACGTCCCCGACGTGTTCCGCAAGCAGTACGCGGAGACCGAGGAGGAGGCGGACCGCTGGTACACCGACCCGGACAACAACCGGCGTCCGCCGGAGCTGCTGCCCCGTGACGAGGTCGCCCGGGCGATCAACAGCGAGGTCAAGGCCGGCCGGGGTACGAAGTCCGGCGGCGTCCTGCTGGACATCGCCAGCCGGCTGCCGGCCGAGGAGATCCGTCGCCGGCTGCCGTCGATGTACCACCAGTTCAAGGAGCTGGCCGACGTCGACATCACCAAGCAGCCGATGGAGGTCGGGCCGACCTGCCACTACGTGATGGGTGGCGTCGAGGTCGACCCGGACACCGCCGCCGCCACCGGCCGGGTCCGCGGACTGTTCGCCGCCGGCGAGGTCTCCGGCGGCATGCACGGCTCCAACCGCCTCGGCGGCAACTCCCTGTCCGACCTGCTGGTCTTCGGCAAGCGGGCCGGCGAGCACGCGGCGGCGTACGCCGCGAGCCTGGACCGGCGGCCGAAGGTCTCCGCCGAGGAGGTCGAGCACGCCGTCGACCAGGCACTGGCGCCGCTGTCGCGCGACACCGGGGAGAACCCGTACACCCTGCAGCAGGACCTGCAGGCGGTGATGGGCGACCTGGTCGGCATCATCCGCCGCGAAGGCGAGCTGGCCGAATCCCTGGTCAAGCTGGCTGAGCTGCGAGAACGGGTGGCCAAGGTCAGCGCGGCCGGTGGCCGACGCTACAACCCGGGCTGGCACCTGGCGCTCGACCTGCGCAACATGCTGGTCGTCTCCGAGTGCACCGCCAAGGCTGCGCTGGAGCGCACCGAGTCCCGGGGCGGGCACACCCGCGAGGACCACCCGACGATGGCCCCGCAGTGGCGCAAGGTCAACCTGGTCTGCTCGCTCGACGGCGAGACGGTCACGCTGGAACACAAGCCGCTGCCGAAGATGCGCCCCGAGCTGATCAAGCTCTTCGACCGGGCGGAGCTGGCCAAGTACCTGACCGACGAGGAGCTGGCGGAGTTCGACGCGCTGGCGCAGGACGCGCTCGCTGAGGAGGCGGACAACTGA
- a CDS encoding metallopeptidase TldD-related protein: protein MSLDAGTTGVALSPAETELAVRVVELVRRAAGPGAQAEAYVDHRALALTRFANSFIHQNVAEAATTVWLRLHLDGRTAIGSTTLTGPDGLADLVERTLTAARLCPPDPSWPGLAGPAPLHAAGTWDEATAQAGPDQRAARVRDFVAAADGLECAGYCRTVHRSTGFANSAGQTAGGRTAEAAMDGIARVDGVDGVARLAAARLADVDGARLGARAAVKARAGRHPVDLPAGRYPVVLEPTAVLDLLQMLAHYGFAGKAHHERRSFVALGERQFDPAISLVDDPAVGGGVPFDAEGTPTGRTVLVDAGRSVALTHDRRTGAAAGMASTGHAVPGSVVWGPAAQHLRLVPADQADQGPAGDGTAAGASAAGAGTADVGPAADVGPAADGSAALLGGMEHGLLITDLWYTRVLDPRSLVVTGLTRNGVWLVESGEIVAAVANLRFTQSYPEALAPGAVRGLGTRLTRLPDSWDATSWHAPALHLASWQITGGAAG from the coding sequence ATGAGTCTGGACGCGGGGACGACCGGGGTGGCGCTGTCGCCGGCCGAGACCGAACTGGCGGTCCGGGTGGTGGAGCTGGTCCGCCGGGCCGCCGGGCCGGGCGCGCAGGCGGAGGCGTACGTCGACCACCGGGCGCTGGCGCTGACCCGGTTCGCCAACTCGTTCATCCATCAGAACGTGGCCGAGGCGGCGACCACGGTGTGGCTGCGGCTGCACCTCGACGGTCGGACCGCGATCGGCTCGACGACGTTGACCGGTCCGGACGGGCTGGCCGACCTGGTCGAGCGCACCCTGACCGCCGCGCGGCTGTGCCCGCCGGATCCGTCCTGGCCGGGACTGGCCGGGCCGGCACCGCTGCACGCCGCCGGCACCTGGGACGAGGCGACCGCCCAGGCCGGGCCGGACCAGCGGGCCGCCCGGGTGCGCGACTTCGTCGCCGCGGCCGACGGCCTGGAGTGCGCCGGCTACTGCCGTACCGTGCACCGGTCGACCGGGTTCGCCAACAGCGCCGGGCAGACCGCCGGGGGTCGCACGGCGGAGGCGGCGATGGACGGCATCGCCCGGGTCGACGGGGTCGACGGGGTGGCCCGGTTGGCGGCGGCCCGGCTGGCCGACGTCGACGGGGCGCGGCTCGGGGCGCGGGCGGCGGTCAAGGCCCGAGCCGGTCGGCACCCGGTCGACCTGCCGGCGGGCCGCTACCCGGTGGTGCTCGAACCGACGGCGGTGCTGGATCTGCTGCAGATGCTGGCCCACTACGGTTTCGCCGGTAAGGCGCACCACGAGCGGCGGTCGTTCGTCGCCCTCGGCGAGCGGCAGTTCGATCCGGCGATCTCACTGGTCGACGATCCGGCGGTCGGCGGCGGGGTGCCGTTCGACGCCGAGGGCACGCCGACCGGCCGTACGGTGCTGGTCGACGCTGGCCGGTCGGTGGCGCTCACCCACGATCGGCGGACCGGGGCGGCGGCCGGGATGGCCTCGACCGGGCACGCGGTGCCGGGCAGCGTGGTGTGGGGGCCGGCGGCCCAGCACCTGCGGCTGGTCCCGGCCGACCAGGCCGATCAGGGTCCGGCCGGCGATGGTACGGCGGCCGGTGCCTCGGCGGCCGGTGCCGGTACGGCGGACGTGGGTCCGGCGGCGGACGTGGGTCCGGCGGCGGACGGCAGCGCGGCGCTGCTCGGCGGGATGGAGCACGGCCTGCTGATCACCGATCTCTGGTACACCCGGGTGCTCGATCCACGCAGTCTGGTGGTGACCGGGCTGACCCGTAACGGGGTGTGGCTGGTCGAGTCGGGCGAGATCGTCGCGGCGGTGGCGAACCTGCGGTTCACCCAGTCCTATCCGGAGGCGCTGGCCCCGGGGGCGGTGCGCGGGCTGGGTACGCGGCTGACCCGGCTGCCGGACTCCTGGGACGCCACCTCGTGGCATGCGCCGGCGCTGCACCTGGCCAGTTGGCAGATCACCGGCGGCGCCGCCGGCTGA
- a CDS encoding TldD/PmbA family protein, with translation MTHFDVATAAVQAALDAGARYADARLMHRRYESMTARNGEIEALVQHSDAGLGVRALVGSSWGFYAVPDPSSAAARAAGGRAAKIAAASAQVPGPPIDLVPVGAGAASWASPCLVDPLTVPLSDKGDLLVSATATMREHGADLAEGLYQIWDTDKWFVSSEGHRIDQRIRECGAGLSATVIGDGETQRRSYPSYRGQYGTSGWELVDSLDLPAHAARIAQEARALLTAPPCPAGETTLILGGEQMALQIHESVGHAIELDRILGWEAAFAGTSWLDLAQLGSLRYGSELMNVTIDPTIPGALGSFGFDDEGSPAVKRDAVREGRWVGVLAGRDSAAVAGLDHGGSVRADGWSRLPMVRMTNVGLEPGPHTLDEMIAATDDGVLMDFNRSWSIDDKRLNFQFGCEVGWEIKNGKLGRMLRNPTYTGIGPVFWRSMDMLSSESVAWGTPNCGKGQPGQVGHTGHPAAPARFTGVRVGVRG, from the coding sequence ATGACCCACTTCGACGTGGCGACGGCGGCCGTGCAGGCCGCCCTCGACGCGGGCGCCCGGTACGCCGACGCCCGGCTGATGCACCGCCGGTACGAGTCGATGACCGCCCGCAACGGCGAGATCGAGGCGCTGGTCCAGCACAGCGACGCCGGGCTCGGTGTGCGGGCACTGGTCGGATCCAGCTGGGGCTTCTACGCCGTACCGGATCCGTCGTCGGCCGCCGCCCGCGCGGCCGGCGGCCGGGCCGCGAAGATCGCCGCCGCCAGCGCCCAGGTCCCGGGGCCGCCGATCGACCTGGTGCCGGTCGGTGCCGGTGCCGCCAGCTGGGCCAGCCCGTGCCTGGTCGACCCGCTCACGGTGCCGTTGTCGGACAAGGGTGACCTGCTGGTGTCGGCCACCGCGACGATGCGGGAGCACGGCGCGGACCTGGCCGAAGGGCTGTACCAGATCTGGGACACCGACAAATGGTTCGTCTCCAGCGAGGGCCACCGGATCGACCAGCGGATCCGCGAGTGCGGAGCCGGGCTGTCGGCGACCGTGATCGGCGACGGCGAGACCCAGCGCCGGTCCTACCCGTCGTACCGGGGCCAGTACGGCACCAGCGGCTGGGAGCTGGTCGACAGCCTGGACCTGCCGGCGCATGCCGCCCGGATCGCCCAGGAGGCACGGGCACTGCTGACCGCGCCGCCGTGCCCGGCCGGGGAGACCACGCTGATCCTCGGCGGGGAACAGATGGCGCTGCAGATCCACGAGTCGGTCGGACACGCCATCGAGCTGGACCGGATCCTGGGCTGGGAGGCGGCCTTCGCCGGGACGTCCTGGCTGGACCTGGCCCAGCTGGGCAGCCTGCGGTACGGCTCCGAGCTGATGAACGTCACCATCGACCCCACGATCCCGGGGGCGTTGGGCAGCTTCGGGTTCGACGACGAGGGCAGCCCGGCGGTCAAGCGGGACGCGGTGCGCGAGGGCCGGTGGGTCGGCGTACTGGCCGGGCGGGACTCGGCGGCGGTCGCCGGGCTCGACCACGGCGGCAGTGTGCGGGCCGACGGCTGGTCGCGGCTGCCGATGGTGCGGATGACCAACGTCGGTCTGGAACCTGGGCCGCACACCCTGGACGAGATGATCGCGGCGACCGACGACGGGGTGCTGATGGACTTCAACCGGTCCTGGTCGATCGACGACAAGCGGCTGAACTTCCAGTTCGGCTGCGAGGTCGGCTGGGAGATCAAGAACGGAAAGTTGGGGCGGATGCTGCGCAATCCGACGTACACCGGGATCGGCCCGGTGTTCTGGCGGTCGATGGACATGCTGTCGTCGGAGAGCGTCGCGTGGGGAACGCCGAACTGTGGCAAGGGCCAGCCCGGCCAGGTCGGGCACACCGGGCATCCGGCGGCGCCGGCCCGGTTCACCGGCGTCCGGGTGGGGGTGCGCGGATGA